In Pyrus communis chromosome 1, drPyrComm1.1, whole genome shotgun sequence, the following are encoded in one genomic region:
- the LOC137741408 gene encoding CRM-domain containing factor CFM3, chloroplastic/mitochondrial-like isoform X1, which produces MALLLVSVNPSTTSSCACSFHASQSSYFFFQPYQTVQAHYSKSCRSLRFRVSCKTGQIDTQEQPQRTKVAFEPTKKKRKPKPSFFEQIQDKWSMKVNSPRENFPWQKQNVVLEEEEEEEEEEEGQKSSGVSASEPVKQTVSFSLPNRGVYAPWSHGNKPIKPQVDYESATSQHSVAQGKNLGGFVRHSEIDTTSGGVEKEKRLEQRFDSNKKLGRESVGANGGISNGVSKKEEKMISNGSNGVSFNETLSVDGGNDEKIEKEKSIKQRFDGTRKLESKSMGENGGTSIGVSKKEDKMISKGLNGVSFDETVSGDGAKNEKVENFVHIHSGSCDSIRLPWERESELDSEEGDKARKRRSNTDLAERMLPDHELKRLRNVSLRMLERIKVGVSGITQALVDTIHEKWKVDEVVKLKFEEPFSLNMKRTHEILESKTGGLVIWRSGSSVVLYRGMTYNIPCVQSYAKQSQTNSQMLHHTEDATRDGMHKVGMKDVSRTSDFPSLESAEYLKDLSQCELMDLSVLNHLLDELGPRFKDWIGREPLPVDADLLPPVIPGYKTPFRLLPYGVRPGLRNKDMTKFRRLARTVPPHFALGRNRELQGLANAMVKLWEKSAIAKIAIKRGVQNTCNERMAEELKRLTGGTLLSRNKDFIVFYRGNDYLPSVVTGVLKERRKLRDLQQDEEEQARQMASDFVESKPEASKGQLVAGTLAETLAATTRWRNQLTIDKVEKMTRDSTLARHASLVRHLEKKLALAKGKLRKAEKALARVQESLEPSDLPDDLETLTDEDRFLFRKIGLSMKPFLLLGRRGVYSGTIENMHLHWKHRELVKIIVRGQSFEQVKHVAISLEAESGGVLVSLDKTTKGYAVIVYRGKNYECPLPLRPRNLLTRRQALARSIELQRREALKHHISDLLERVELLKSELKDTGKGKMVDGGRTLPSTVDDYSIPSDDSDEEVGEEAYLEVYDCGNVDDDNENETVDQFSS; this is translated from the exons ATGGCGCTGCTGCTGGTCTCAGTGAATCCATCTACTACTAGTTCCTGTGCTTGCAGTTTCCATGCATCTCAATCTagctactttttttttcaaccgTATCAAACGGTTCAAGCCCATTATTCCAAAAGTTGCAGATCTCTCAGGTTCAGAGTTTCGTGTAAGACTGGCCAAATTGACACGCAGGAGCAACCCCAAAGAACCAAAGTAGCTTTTGAGCCcacaaagaagaagaggaagcccAAGCCAAGCTTCTTTGAGCAAATACAGGACAAATGGTCTATGAAAGTCAATTCCCCAAGAGAAAATTTTCCATGGCAAAAACAAAATGTAGtattggaagaagaagaagaggaggaggaggaagaggaaggtcAGAAATCTTCTGGAGTTTCTGCGTCTGAACCAGTGAAACAGACAGTGAGTTTTTCTTTGCCAAACCGTGGAGTTTATGCTCCTTGGTCTCATGGAAACAAACCCATTAAGCCCCAGGTTGATTATGAGTCTGCAACCTCACAACACAGTGTTGCACAAGGGAAAAATCTTGGTGGGTTTGTTAGGCACTCTGAGATTGATACTACAAGTGGTGGTGttgaaaaagagaaaagacTTGAGCAACGGTTTGATAGTAATAAGAAACTGGGGAGAGAAAGTGTTGGGGCAAATGGTGGAATTTCAAATGGGGTTTcaaaaaaagaggagaaaatGATTTCAAATGGCTCAAATGGTGTTTCTTTCAATGAAACTCTATCTGTGGATGGTGGAAACGATGAAAAGATTGAAAAAGAGAAGAGCATTAAGCAACGATTTGATGGTACAAGGAAGCTGGAGAGTAAAAGTATGGGGGAAAATGGTGGAACTTCAATTGGGGTTTCGAAAAAAGAGGATAAAATGATTTCAAAAGGCTTAAATGGCGTTTCTTTTGATGAGACTGTATCTGGAGATGGTGCTAAAAATGAAAAGGTTGAAAATTTTGTGCATATTCATAGTGGTTCTTGTGATTCTATCCGGTTGCCTtgggagagagaaagtgagttGGATTCTGAGGAAGGTGATAAGGCAAGGAAAAGGAGGAGCAACACAGATTTGGCGGAGCGAATGCTTCCGGATCATGAGTTGAAGAGGCTGAGAAATGTTTCTTTGAGGATGTTGGAGAGGATAAAAGTCGGAGTTTCTGGCATCACACAGGCATTGGTGGATACTATACATGAGAAGTGGAAGGTCGATGAAGTGGTCAAGTTGAAGTTTGAAGAGCCGTTTTCCCTTAACATGAAAAGGACCCATGAGATATTAGAG AGTAAAACCGGAGGTTTGGTTATATGGAGATCAGGCAGTTCGGTAGTGCTTTACAGGGGAATGACGTATAACATTCCTTGTGTACAATCATATGCTAAACAGAGTCAGACTAATTCACAAATGCTCCACCACACAGAAGATGCTACAAGGGATGGGATGCACAAAGTAGGAATGAAGGATGTGTCTAGGACTTCAGATTTTCCAAGTCTTGAGTCTGCAGAGTATTTGAAGGATTTATCTCAATGCGAACTCATGGACTTGAGTGTCCTAAACCATTTGTTAGATGAGTTGGGTCCACGATTTAAGGATTGGATAGGCCGTGAGCCTTTGCCTGTTGATGCTGACTTGCTTCCTCCCGTGATTCCTGGATATAAAACTCCTTTCAGACTTCTCCCTTATGGGGTAAGACCTGGTCTAAGAAACAAGGACATGACAAAATTCCGTAGGCTTGCTAGAACTGTACCTCCACACTTTGCTTTAG GAAGGAATAGAGAATTACAAGGTCTGGCTAATGCAATGGTGAAGCTTTGGGAGAAGAGTGCTATTGCAAAGATAGCCATCAAACGTGGAGTACAGAATACTTGTAATGAGAGGATGGCGGAAGAACTTAAG AGGTTAACAGGGGGTACACTTCTCTCTAGAAACAAAGATTTCATCGTCTTTTACAGGGGTAATGACTACTTGCCGTCTGTTGTCACTGGGGTTTTAAAAGAGAGGAGAAAATTAAGAGATCTCCAACAAGATGAGGAAGAACAAGCACGACAGATGGCCTCAGACTTTGTTGAGTCAAAACCTGAAGCTTCTAAAGGCCAATTGGTTGCTGGAACCCTTGCTGAAACCTTGGCAGCAACCACTCGCTGGAGAAACCAACTGACCATTGATAAAGTCGAAAAAATGACGAGAGATTCAACTTTGGCTAGACATGCATCTTTAGTCAGACACCTCGAGAAGAAGTTGGCTCTT GCAAAAGGAAAGCTCAGAAAGGCTGAGAAGGCTTTAGCAAGAGTGCAGGAAAGTTTGGAACCATCAGATCTCCCAGATGATTTGGAAACCTTAACTGATGAGGATAGGTTCTTGTTTCGTAAGATTGGTCTCAGTATGAAACCCTTTCTGCTTCTAG GGAGGCGAGGGGTTTACTCTGGTACCATAGAGAATATGCACTTGCACTGGAAGCATAGAGAGTTGGTGAAGATAATTGTTAGGGGACAAAGTTTTGAGCAAGTCAAGCATGTTGCAATTTCTTTGGAAGCGGAGAGTGGTGGGGTGCTAGTGTCTCTAGATAAAACTACCAAAGGCTATGCAGTGATTGTTTATCGTGGGAAGAACTATGAATGCCCTCTTCCATTAAGGCCTAGGAATTTATTGACAAGAAGACAGGCATTGGCTCGGTCAATTGAACTACAGAGACGCGAG GCATTGAAGCATCATATCTCAGACTTACTGGAGAGAGTTGAGCTCTTGAAGTCCGAACTA AAGGACACAGGAAAGGGGAAAATGGTTGATGGCGGAAGAACCTTGCCTTCAACAGTAGATGATTATTCTATCCCCAGTGATGACAGTGACGAG GAGGTAGGGGAGGAGGCATATCTTGAAGTATATGATTGTGGCAATGTGGATGACGATAACGAAAATGAGACTGTTGATCAGTTTAGTAGTTAG
- the LOC137741408 gene encoding CRM-domain containing factor CFM3, chloroplastic/mitochondrial-like isoform X2, whose product MALLLVSVNPSTTSSCACSFHASQSSYFFFQPYQTVQAHYSKSCRSLRFRVSCKTGQIDTQEQPQRTKVAFEPTKKKRKPKPSFFEQIQDKWSMKVNSPRENFPWQKQNVVLEEEEEEEEEEEGQKSSGVSASEPVKQTVSFSLPNRGVYAPWSHGNKPIKPQVDYESATSQHSVAQGKNLGGFVRHSEIDTTSGGVEKEKRLEQRFDSNKKLGRESVGANGGISNGVSKKEEKMISNGSNGVSFNETLSVDGGNDEKIEKEKSIKQRFDGTRKLESKSMGENGGTSIGVSKKEDKMISKGLNGVSFDETVSGDGAKNEKVENFVHIHSGSCDSIRLPWERESELDSEEGDKARKRRSNTDLAERMLPDHELKRLRNVSLRMLERIKVGVSGITQALVDTIHEKWKVDEVVKLKFEEPFSLNMKRTHEILESKTGGLVIWRSGSSVVLYRGMTYNIPCVQSYAKQSQTNSQMLHHTEDATRDGMHKVGMKDVSRTSDFPSLESAEYLKDLSQCELMDLSVLNHLLDELGPRFKDWIGREPLPVDADLLPPVIPGYKTPFRLLPYGVRPGLRNKDMTKFRRLARTVPPHFALGRNRELQGLANAMVKLWEKSAIAKIAIKRGVQNTCNERMAEELKRLTGGTLLSRNKDFIVFYRGNDYLPSVVTGVLKERRKLRDLQQDEEEQARQMASDFVESKPEASKGQLVAGTLAETLAATTRWRNQLTIDKVEKMTRDSTLARHASLVRHLEKKLALAKGKLRKAEKALARVQESLEPSDLPDDLETLTDEDRFLFRKIGLSMKPFLLLGRRGVYSGTIENMHLHWKHRELVKIIVRGQSFEQVKHVAISLEAESGGVLVSLDKTTKGYAVIVYRGKNYECPLPLRPRNLLTRRQALARSIELQRREALKHHISDLLERVELLKSELDTGKGKMVDGGRTLPSTVDDYSIPSDDSDEEVGEEAYLEVYDCGNVDDDNENETVDQFSS is encoded by the exons ATGGCGCTGCTGCTGGTCTCAGTGAATCCATCTACTACTAGTTCCTGTGCTTGCAGTTTCCATGCATCTCAATCTagctactttttttttcaaccgTATCAAACGGTTCAAGCCCATTATTCCAAAAGTTGCAGATCTCTCAGGTTCAGAGTTTCGTGTAAGACTGGCCAAATTGACACGCAGGAGCAACCCCAAAGAACCAAAGTAGCTTTTGAGCCcacaaagaagaagaggaagcccAAGCCAAGCTTCTTTGAGCAAATACAGGACAAATGGTCTATGAAAGTCAATTCCCCAAGAGAAAATTTTCCATGGCAAAAACAAAATGTAGtattggaagaagaagaagaggaggaggaggaagaggaaggtcAGAAATCTTCTGGAGTTTCTGCGTCTGAACCAGTGAAACAGACAGTGAGTTTTTCTTTGCCAAACCGTGGAGTTTATGCTCCTTGGTCTCATGGAAACAAACCCATTAAGCCCCAGGTTGATTATGAGTCTGCAACCTCACAACACAGTGTTGCACAAGGGAAAAATCTTGGTGGGTTTGTTAGGCACTCTGAGATTGATACTACAAGTGGTGGTGttgaaaaagagaaaagacTTGAGCAACGGTTTGATAGTAATAAGAAACTGGGGAGAGAAAGTGTTGGGGCAAATGGTGGAATTTCAAATGGGGTTTcaaaaaaagaggagaaaatGATTTCAAATGGCTCAAATGGTGTTTCTTTCAATGAAACTCTATCTGTGGATGGTGGAAACGATGAAAAGATTGAAAAAGAGAAGAGCATTAAGCAACGATTTGATGGTACAAGGAAGCTGGAGAGTAAAAGTATGGGGGAAAATGGTGGAACTTCAATTGGGGTTTCGAAAAAAGAGGATAAAATGATTTCAAAAGGCTTAAATGGCGTTTCTTTTGATGAGACTGTATCTGGAGATGGTGCTAAAAATGAAAAGGTTGAAAATTTTGTGCATATTCATAGTGGTTCTTGTGATTCTATCCGGTTGCCTtgggagagagaaagtgagttGGATTCTGAGGAAGGTGATAAGGCAAGGAAAAGGAGGAGCAACACAGATTTGGCGGAGCGAATGCTTCCGGATCATGAGTTGAAGAGGCTGAGAAATGTTTCTTTGAGGATGTTGGAGAGGATAAAAGTCGGAGTTTCTGGCATCACACAGGCATTGGTGGATACTATACATGAGAAGTGGAAGGTCGATGAAGTGGTCAAGTTGAAGTTTGAAGAGCCGTTTTCCCTTAACATGAAAAGGACCCATGAGATATTAGAG AGTAAAACCGGAGGTTTGGTTATATGGAGATCAGGCAGTTCGGTAGTGCTTTACAGGGGAATGACGTATAACATTCCTTGTGTACAATCATATGCTAAACAGAGTCAGACTAATTCACAAATGCTCCACCACACAGAAGATGCTACAAGGGATGGGATGCACAAAGTAGGAATGAAGGATGTGTCTAGGACTTCAGATTTTCCAAGTCTTGAGTCTGCAGAGTATTTGAAGGATTTATCTCAATGCGAACTCATGGACTTGAGTGTCCTAAACCATTTGTTAGATGAGTTGGGTCCACGATTTAAGGATTGGATAGGCCGTGAGCCTTTGCCTGTTGATGCTGACTTGCTTCCTCCCGTGATTCCTGGATATAAAACTCCTTTCAGACTTCTCCCTTATGGGGTAAGACCTGGTCTAAGAAACAAGGACATGACAAAATTCCGTAGGCTTGCTAGAACTGTACCTCCACACTTTGCTTTAG GAAGGAATAGAGAATTACAAGGTCTGGCTAATGCAATGGTGAAGCTTTGGGAGAAGAGTGCTATTGCAAAGATAGCCATCAAACGTGGAGTACAGAATACTTGTAATGAGAGGATGGCGGAAGAACTTAAG AGGTTAACAGGGGGTACACTTCTCTCTAGAAACAAAGATTTCATCGTCTTTTACAGGGGTAATGACTACTTGCCGTCTGTTGTCACTGGGGTTTTAAAAGAGAGGAGAAAATTAAGAGATCTCCAACAAGATGAGGAAGAACAAGCACGACAGATGGCCTCAGACTTTGTTGAGTCAAAACCTGAAGCTTCTAAAGGCCAATTGGTTGCTGGAACCCTTGCTGAAACCTTGGCAGCAACCACTCGCTGGAGAAACCAACTGACCATTGATAAAGTCGAAAAAATGACGAGAGATTCAACTTTGGCTAGACATGCATCTTTAGTCAGACACCTCGAGAAGAAGTTGGCTCTT GCAAAAGGAAAGCTCAGAAAGGCTGAGAAGGCTTTAGCAAGAGTGCAGGAAAGTTTGGAACCATCAGATCTCCCAGATGATTTGGAAACCTTAACTGATGAGGATAGGTTCTTGTTTCGTAAGATTGGTCTCAGTATGAAACCCTTTCTGCTTCTAG GGAGGCGAGGGGTTTACTCTGGTACCATAGAGAATATGCACTTGCACTGGAAGCATAGAGAGTTGGTGAAGATAATTGTTAGGGGACAAAGTTTTGAGCAAGTCAAGCATGTTGCAATTTCTTTGGAAGCGGAGAGTGGTGGGGTGCTAGTGTCTCTAGATAAAACTACCAAAGGCTATGCAGTGATTGTTTATCGTGGGAAGAACTATGAATGCCCTCTTCCATTAAGGCCTAGGAATTTATTGACAAGAAGACAGGCATTGGCTCGGTCAATTGAACTACAGAGACGCGAG GCATTGAAGCATCATATCTCAGACTTACTGGAGAGAGTTGAGCTCTTGAAGTCCGAACTA GACACAGGAAAGGGGAAAATGGTTGATGGCGGAAGAACCTTGCCTTCAACAGTAGATGATTATTCTATCCCCAGTGATGACAGTGACGAG GAGGTAGGGGAGGAGGCATATCTTGAAGTATATGATTGTGGCAATGTGGATGACGATAACGAAAATGAGACTGTTGATCAGTTTAGTAGTTAG